The proteins below are encoded in one region of Bacteroides uniformis:
- a CDS encoding HD domain-containing protein → MIPETLITYIETAIIPRYKEFDKAHNLSHVRTVIEESLALARQYPEADERLAYVIAAYHDTGLCRDRATHHLVSGEILMADSTLRQWFSDTEILLMKEAVEDHRASTDHEPRSIYGKIVAEADRIIDPDITLRRTVQYGLKQNPAADKEWHYQRFHQHLMAKYAPGGYLKLWFPEGKNAEQLKKLQAIIADEGQLRQVFNRIFEEEK, encoded by the coding sequence ATGATACCCGAGACCCTCATTACCTACATCGAGACAGCAATCATTCCCCGGTACAAGGAGTTTGACAAGGCACACAACCTCTCACACGTCCGTACCGTCATCGAAGAAAGCCTTGCCCTCGCCCGGCAATATCCCGAAGCGGACGAACGCCTGGCATACGTCATTGCCGCCTACCATGACACGGGACTGTGCCGCGACCGCGCCACCCACCACCTTGTCTCCGGCGAGATACTGATGGCGGACTCTACCCTGCGGCAATGGTTCTCCGACACGGAAATCCTCCTCATGAAAGAAGCCGTAGAAGACCACCGCGCCTCTACAGACCACGAACCTCGTAGCATCTACGGCAAGATTGTTGCCGAAGCGGACCGTATCATCGACCCGGACATCACCCTGCGCCGCACCGTGCAGTACGGATTGAAACAGAATCCTGCCGCCGACAAGGAGTGGCACTACCAGCGGTTCCATCAGCATCTCATGGCAAAATATGCACCCGGCGGTTATCTGAAGCTCTGGTTTCCCGAGGGCAAGAATGCGGAACAGCTGAAGAAGCTCCAAGCCATTATCGCAGACGAAGGACAGCTGCGGCAAGTTTTCAACCGAATATTCGAGGAGGAAAAGTAA
- the lgt gene encoding prolipoprotein diacylglyceryl transferase gives MLSLLTINWNPDPELFKFFGISIRYYGLLWIIGLALAYFIVQRQYSDRRIDEKKFEPLFFYCFFGILIGARLGHCIFYDWAYYQDHFLEMILPIKILPDGSWKMTGYTGLASHGGTLGLIIALWMYCRKTKMHYMDVLDMIAVATPITACCIRLANLMNSEIIGKPTDMPWAFIFEREDMLPRHPAQLYEAIAYFIFFLGMVWLYKRGQKKQETKLETDFSTTKRKSTAVQAEASLPYHRGFFFGLCLTEIFLFRFFIEFLKENQVNFEDSMSLNMGQWLSIPFVIIGVYFMCFYGKKASK, from the coding sequence ATGTTATCATTACTCACCATCAACTGGAATCCCGACCCCGAACTGTTCAAGTTCTTCGGCATATCCATCCGCTACTACGGACTGTTATGGATTATCGGTCTTGCTCTTGCCTACTTCATCGTGCAACGCCAGTATAGCGACCGCAGAATAGACGAAAAGAAATTCGAACCTCTCTTCTTCTATTGCTTCTTCGGCATACTGATAGGCGCACGACTGGGCCACTGCATATTCTACGACTGGGCCTACTACCAGGACCATTTCCTCGAGATGATTCTCCCCATAAAAATCCTGCCGGACGGCAGTTGGAAGATGACGGGCTACACCGGCCTTGCCAGCCACGGCGGCACGCTGGGCCTGATTATCGCCCTTTGGATGTACTGCCGCAAGACGAAGATGCACTACATGGACGTGCTCGACATGATAGCTGTTGCCACTCCCATCACCGCCTGCTGCATCCGCCTTGCCAACCTGATGAACTCCGAAATCATCGGCAAACCGACCGACATGCCCTGGGCATTCATCTTTGAACGCGAAGACATGCTGCCCCGCCATCCGGCACAGCTCTACGAAGCCATCGCCTACTTCATCTTCTTCTTAGGGATGGTCTGGCTATACAAACGCGGACAGAAAAAACAAGAAACCAAACTTGAAACAGACTTCAGCACCACCAAGCGGAAATCAACCGCCGTGCAAGCCGAGGCTTCCCTACCCTATCACCGCGGTTTCTTCTTCGGCCTCTGCCTGACGGAAATCTTCCTCTTCCGTTTCTTCATCGAGTTCCTGAAAGAAAACCAGGTGAACTTTGAAGACAGCATGTCGCTGAACATGGGCCAATGGCTCAGCATCCCATTTGTCATTATCGGGGTGTATTTTATGTGTTTCTACGGAAAGAAAGCTTCCAAATAA
- a CDS encoding carboxypeptidase-like regulatory domain-containing protein encodes MKQIIFLLFLLSCTAVYAQQQDSVTIHGRVTDYNGQPIDSASVWWQNPQFNDIIEAITDKDGHYTARIPKGKYQSAASIYLPSYAHIAMKSGLPETEHRLEFWAWDFIADRDTTLDIRYHRMEAYGLRAFCIPGAMPTYQIYVRPMSLTRTYQWMKETKPESLVHGENLSDIEQQEQNKEARECQMAPRPGQLKVTVWIDGEKVPVLMKQEIKEYFDSNEYGNAYLLTVDMPKHPKKDLPYRIFKVELEDMENGDRGEGLYYMEKENYVQ; translated from the coding sequence ATGAAACAGATTATCTTCCTTTTATTCTTATTGTCCTGTACTGCCGTTTATGCACAACAGCAAGACTCAGTAACCATTCACGGACGGGTGACTGATTACAACGGACAGCCGATAGACAGTGCCAGCGTCTGGTGGCAAAACCCGCAGTTCAATGACATCATAGAAGCCATAACCGACAAAGACGGGCATTACACGGCCCGTATACCCAAAGGGAAATATCAAAGTGCAGCCTCTATTTATCTGCCCTCCTATGCGCACATTGCCATGAAAAGCGGGCTGCCCGAGACTGAACACCGCCTGGAGTTCTGGGCCTGGGATTTCATCGCCGACCGCGACACTACACTCGACATACGTTATCATCGTATGGAAGCTTATGGCCTGCGTGCTTTCTGCATCCCCGGAGCCATGCCTACTTATCAGATATACGTCCGTCCCATGAGCTTGACACGTACCTACCAATGGATGAAAGAAACAAAGCCCGAGTCATTGGTACACGGTGAAAACCTGAGTGACATTGAGCAACAAGAACAAAACAAAGAAGCCAGAGAATGCCAGATGGCTCCCCGCCCCGGGCAACTGAAAGTCACCGTCTGGATAGACGGCGAGAAAGTCCCCGTGCTGATGAAGCAGGAAATAAAAGAATATTTCGACAGCAACGAATATGGCAACGCCTATCTATTGACAGTAGACATGCCCAAGCATCCCAAAAAAGACCTTCCCTACCGTATCTTCAAAGTAGAGCTGGAAGACATGGAAAACGGTGACCGGGGCGAAGGACTTTACTATATGGAAAAGGAAAACTACGTTCAATAA
- a CDS encoding glycoside hydrolase family 3 C-terminal domain-containing protein: MRNKLLFLALPLLFGLQASAQHTQAFQDTTLTDEQRVEHLLSILTLDEKINLLSTDLGVPRLNIPRCGHYEGLHGLTLGGPAMWGGRQRTEDGKVVPTDCPTTIFPQSYGLGSTWDTDLVQKVAEQAAEEARYYMQTTGNKRHALVMRAPNADLARDPRWGRTEESFGEDAFLTAQLTIASVRGLQGNHPRYWKTASLMKHFLANSNEDGRDSTSSDFDTRLFHEYYAYPFYKGITEGGSRAFMAAYNSWNGIPMSIHPCLEEITRKQWGNNGIICTDGGALKLLIEAHKSFPSFAEGAAAVVKATTGQFLDAYVPYVKEALEKGLLTEVDIDKAIRGNIFVALKLGLLDGDNSRNPYLSIGKNSTETPPFMTAEARRLAREVTAKSVVLLKNKKLLPLDAGKLRKIAVIGPYSDKIVQDWYSGTPPYETTILSGIRNAVKEGTEIIHAEDNRMGQAEKAAAAADVAIVCVGNHPYGTRADWKFSPVPSDGREAVDRKSLMLPDEDLVKLVLKANPNTILVLVSSFPYTINWSQEHVPAIVHITHCSQEQGNGLADVLFGKVNPAGRTVQTWVKDITDLPDIMDYDIRNGRTYMYHQGPVLYPFGYGLSYSDFTYEKIESVKQDKKNIRVTVSVKNTSGRDGEEVVQLYASYPDSKVERPSKQLRAFRRIPIKAGETRKVTLTVPKEELGYWNEGKQMFVVEPGTVKLLIGASSEDIRLEGKIRL; encoded by the coding sequence ATGCGAAACAAGTTATTGTTCCTCGCCTTGCCCCTGCTATTCGGCTTACAGGCAAGCGCACAACACACACAAGCCTTTCAAGATACCACGCTCACCGACGAACAGCGCGTGGAACATCTTCTTTCCATCCTGACATTGGATGAAAAGATAAACCTTCTTTCCACCGACCTCGGTGTCCCCCGCCTCAACATTCCCCGTTGCGGACACTACGAAGGACTGCACGGGCTGACCCTCGGCGGGCCTGCCATGTGGGGCGGACGCCAAAGAACGGAAGACGGGAAAGTAGTCCCTACCGACTGCCCCACCACCATATTCCCCCAGTCCTACGGTCTGGGCTCCACATGGGACACCGATTTGGTGCAGAAAGTAGCGGAACAAGCCGCTGAAGAAGCCCGCTACTACATGCAGACCACCGGTAACAAGCGTCATGCCCTCGTGATGCGCGCTCCGAATGCCGACCTTGCCCGCGACCCGCGCTGGGGACGTACCGAGGAGAGTTTCGGAGAAGATGCTTTCCTCACCGCCCAACTCACCATTGCCAGCGTACGCGGCCTGCAAGGCAATCATCCCCGCTACTGGAAAACTGCCTCTCTGATGAAACACTTCCTTGCTAATAGTAACGAGGACGGACGGGACAGCACTTCCTCCGACTTCGACACGCGGCTGTTCCATGAATACTACGCTTATCCTTTCTATAAAGGCATCACCGAGGGAGGCAGCCGTGCCTTCATGGCCGCCTACAACAGTTGGAACGGCATCCCCATGTCCATCCATCCCTGCCTCGAAGAGATTACCCGCAAGCAGTGGGGCAACAACGGTATCATCTGTACGGACGGCGGTGCCCTGAAACTGCTGATTGAAGCGCACAAGAGTTTTCCGAGCTTTGCGGAGGGTGCTGCTGCCGTAGTAAAAGCCACCACAGGACAATTTCTCGACGCATACGTTCCTTACGTCAAGGAAGCTCTGGAAAAGGGATTACTGACCGAAGTCGACATCGACAAGGCTATCCGCGGGAACATCTTCGTCGCCCTCAAGCTCGGCTTGCTGGACGGGGACAACTCCCGTAACCCTTATCTCTCTATCGGAAAGAACAGTACGGAGACACCGCCTTTCATGACAGCAGAAGCCCGCAGGCTGGCACGGGAAGTCACCGCCAAGTCCGTGGTGTTATTGAAAAACAAAAAACTCCTGCCACTCGATGCCGGAAAGCTGCGTAAAATAGCCGTTATAGGCCCGTATTCGGACAAAATCGTGCAAGACTGGTATAGTGGTACCCCGCCTTACGAAACAACGATTCTGAGTGGCATACGCAATGCTGTGAAAGAAGGAACCGAAATCATCCACGCCGAAGACAACCGCATGGGCCAGGCAGAAAAGGCTGCTGCAGCCGCCGACGTTGCCATCGTGTGTGTAGGAAACCATCCTTACGGCACGCGTGCGGACTGGAAGTTCTCTCCCGTCCCCAGTGACGGCCGCGAAGCCGTGGACCGCAAATCGCTGATGCTGCCCGATGAAGACTTGGTGAAGCTGGTGCTCAAGGCCAATCCCAATACCATACTGGTGCTCGTCAGCAGCTTCCCCTACACCATCAACTGGAGCCAGGAGCACGTGCCTGCCATCGTCCACATCACCCACTGCAGTCAGGAGCAGGGCAACGGACTGGCCGACGTACTCTTCGGCAAGGTGAATCCAGCCGGACGTACCGTACAGACGTGGGTGAAAGACATCACTGACCTACCCGACATAATGGACTACGACATCCGCAACGGACGTACGTATATGTACCACCAAGGCCCTGTGCTCTATCCTTTCGGCTATGGTCTGAGCTATTCCGACTTTACGTACGAGAAGATTGAATCCGTCAAGCAAGACAAGAAGAACATCCGCGTGACGGTATCAGTGAAGAATACCAGCGGACGCGACGGAGAAGAAGTCGTACAGCTCTATGCCAGCTATCCGGACTCCAAAGTGGAACGTCCTTCCAAGCAGTTGCGCGCCTTCAGGCGTATCCCCATCAAGGCCGGCGAAACCCGGAAAGTGACGCTTACCGTGCCCAAAGAAGAGCTCGGCTATTGGAACGAAGGAAAGCAGATGTTCGTTGTAGAACCCGGAACGGTGAAGCTGCTGATAGGGGCTTCATCGGAAGATATACGGTTGGAGGGAAAGATCAGGCTATAA
- a CDS encoding family 43 glycosylhydrolase: MKNKVRKILMILSCLISLSFTLSAQNPYLPLWEFIPDGEPYVFEDPDCPGKYRVYIYGSHDNLKWMYCGRDQVVWSAPIEDLTRWRYDGVIFKVNESPELYKLNADGTDDVLFAPDVTVTTDTDGKKTYYLFPNNQGSGRNSMIAKSDRPDGPFTVCNWNKERPRETFGCLGFDPAVFVDDDGRVYGYWGFGISHGAELDPATMCTVKPGTEVVENMISGYRQEGIFRFFEASSIRKIEDKYVFIYSRTTAEGEDGLPNASNYTLAYAYSEHPLGPWTYGGTIIDARAREYDEKGNVIASAMPGGNTHGSICKIGGQWYVFYHRQIGTDCYARQAMVSAIDVKVEKGKGGKVVISRGEFNSEGFLLEGLNPMQRISAGLACWHTNPGGIKEVYPHYVYTGSYIRPVYRDNNPYAGDNNHKIPFAPVVNNTSGSIVGYKYLNMNAVPRDKSLQMQLRLKAEDTDGRIRIMLGSPWTTKGGVEIGLVDVKAGSTCREFYAPLSIPAKLHKGKQPLFFVFESETEGQSICEFYDFLMLARP, translated from the coding sequence ATGAAAAACAAAGTAAGAAAAATTCTGATGATTTTATCATGTCTCATCAGCTTGTCTTTTACATTATCTGCACAGAATCCTTATCTGCCGCTTTGGGAATTTATTCCTGATGGTGAGCCCTATGTGTTTGAGGATCCTGACTGTCCCGGCAAGTACCGTGTCTATATTTATGGTTCGCACGACAATCTCAAGTGGATGTATTGCGGACGTGACCAAGTGGTGTGGTCGGCACCCATAGAGGACCTGACCCGTTGGAGATATGACGGCGTGATATTTAAAGTCAATGAGTCGCCCGAGCTGTATAAACTGAATGCTGATGGAACCGACGACGTGCTTTTTGCCCCTGACGTGACAGTAACTACCGATACCGATGGTAAGAAAACTTATTACCTCTTTCCGAATAATCAAGGTAGTGGACGCAATTCCATGATTGCCAAAAGCGACCGTCCCGATGGTCCGTTTACAGTATGCAATTGGAACAAGGAACGTCCTCGCGAGACTTTCGGTTGTTTGGGATTCGACCCCGCAGTGTTTGTCGATGATGATGGACGTGTGTATGGTTATTGGGGATTTGGCATTTCGCATGGCGCGGAGTTGGACCCTGCTACCATGTGCACGGTAAAGCCGGGTACCGAAGTGGTGGAGAACATGATTTCAGGCTATCGGCAGGAAGGTATATTCCGCTTCTTTGAGGCATCCTCCATCCGCAAGATTGAGGATAAGTATGTGTTTATCTATAGCCGTACTACCGCTGAGGGTGAAGATGGCTTGCCGAACGCCAGCAACTATACGCTGGCATACGCTTATAGCGAGCATCCTCTGGGTCCCTGGACCTATGGCGGAACAATCATCGATGCCCGTGCGCGCGAGTATGATGAAAAAGGCAATGTGATAGCTTCGGCCATGCCCGGTGGAAATACGCATGGCAGTATCTGCAAGATAGGAGGGCAATGGTACGTGTTCTATCATCGCCAGATAGGTACTGATTGCTATGCACGCCAGGCTATGGTGTCGGCCATTGATGTAAAGGTGGAAAAAGGAAAAGGTGGGAAAGTCGTGATTTCGCGCGGGGAATTCAACTCTGAGGGTTTCCTTCTTGAAGGGCTCAATCCTATGCAGCGCATCTCGGCCGGGTTGGCTTGTTGGCACACCAATCCCGGAGGTATCAAAGAGGTCTATCCCCATTATGTCTACACGGGGTCTTACATCCGGCCTGTGTACCGGGATAATAATCCCTATGCCGGCGATAACAACCACAAAATCCCGTTCGCTCCGGTGGTGAATAATACAAGTGGGTCGATTGTAGGATATAAATACTTGAATATGAATGCCGTTCCGCGAGATAAGTCTTTGCAGATGCAGTTAAGGTTGAAGGCTGAAGATACCGACGGACGCATCCGCATCATGCTGGGTAGCCCTTGGACAACAAAAGGCGGTGTAGAGATAGGACTTGTGGATGTGAAGGCTGGCAGCACTTGCAGAGAGTTCTATGCTCCGCTCTCTATTCCGGCAAAGCTGCATAAGGGAAAGCAGCCGCTCTTCTTTGTCTTCGAATCAGAAACCGAAGGCCAGTCCATCTGTGAGTTTTATGATTTCCTCATGTTGGCACGCCCATAA
- a CDS encoding ketopantoate reductase family protein encodes MANSNLKYLIAGTGGVGGSIAAFLSLSGKDVTCIARGEHLAAIRGNGLQLHSDLKGEHCLKVAAFTAEEFQGKADVIFVCVKGYSVDSITELIKRASHERTVVIPILNVYGTGPRIQRLVPGVTVLDGCIYIVGFVSGRGEITQMGKIFRLVYGAHRSTIVSRETLEAVQRDLQESGIKADISDDIDRDTFVKWSFISAMAVTGAYYDVPMGEVQKPGKVRDTFIGLSQESAALGRKLGIEFKEDIVEYNLKVIDKLAPESTASMQKDMAKGHQSEVQGLLFDMITAAEEQGIEVLTYRMVAEKFK; translated from the coding sequence ATGGCAAACAGTAATCTGAAATACCTCATAGCAGGTACCGGCGGCGTAGGCGGAAGCATCGCCGCCTTTCTTTCATTATCCGGCAAAGACGTCACTTGCATTGCACGTGGCGAACACCTTGCCGCCATACGCGGGAACGGTCTGCAACTGCACTCCGATTTGAAAGGTGAACATTGTCTGAAAGTGGCGGCATTTACCGCAGAAGAATTCCAAGGCAAAGCGGATGTTATCTTCGTCTGCGTCAAAGGTTATTCCGTAGACTCCATTACGGAACTCATCAAACGTGCCTCACACGAGCGTACAGTGGTAATCCCCATCCTGAATGTTTACGGAACCGGTCCCCGTATCCAGCGGTTGGTCCCCGGCGTCACGGTGCTCGACGGCTGCATCTACATCGTAGGATTCGTATCCGGACGGGGAGAAATCACGCAGATGGGAAAGATTTTCCGGCTCGTCTACGGAGCACACCGCAGCACGATTGTTTCCCGTGAAACATTGGAAGCCGTGCAACGCGATTTGCAGGAAAGCGGCATCAAAGCCGACATCTCCGACGACATCGATCGGGACACATTCGTCAAGTGGTCGTTCATCTCCGCTATGGCAGTCACCGGAGCCTACTATGACGTGCCTATGGGCGAAGTACAGAAACCGGGGAAGGTGCGCGATACCTTCATCGGACTGTCACAAGAGAGCGCAGCTTTGGGCCGAAAATTGGGTATAGAATTCAAGGAAGACATCGTGGAGTACAACCTCAAAGTAATAGACAAACTCGCCCCTGAAAGTACCGCCTCCATGCAGAAAGATATGGCCAAAGGACATCAGAGCGAAGTACAAGGCTTGTTGTTCGACATGATTACGGCTGCAGAGGAACAAGGGATTGAGGTGCTGACGTATAGGATGGTGGCGGAGAAATTCAAATAA
- the ychF gene encoding redox-regulated ATPase YchF — MALKAGIVGLPNVGKSTLFNCLSSAKAQAANFPFCTIDAQMGQVSVPDERLTKLAELVHPGRIVPAVCDIVDIAGLVKGASKGEGLGNQFLGNIRECDAIIHVLRCFDNGNIVHVDGSVNPVRDKEIIDTELQLKDLDTVENRIKRVEKIAKVGGDKAAKIEYELLLRYKDALEQGQSARTVIPQNDDEEQCAKQMFLLTTKPVLYVCNVDDVSAASGNQYVEQVREAIKGEDAELIIISAQTEADIAELETYEEKQMFLEDLGLKESGCNRLIKAIYSLLNLETFITAGEMEVKAWTYRKGWKAPQCAGVIHTDFEKGFIRAEVIKYEDYIKYGSETAVREAGKLGVEGKEYVVQDGDIMHFRFNV, encoded by the coding sequence ATGGCATTAAAAGCTGGTATCGTGGGCCTTCCCAACGTAGGAAAATCCACTCTTTTCAACTGCTTGAGCAGCGCAAAGGCACAAGCGGCAAACTTCCCGTTCTGTACAATCGACGCCCAAATGGGGCAAGTGTCCGTACCCGACGAACGACTGACGAAGCTCGCCGAGCTGGTTCACCCGGGGCGTATCGTACCTGCCGTGTGCGACATCGTCGACATTGCCGGACTGGTGAAGGGCGCCAGCAAAGGTGAAGGACTCGGCAACCAGTTCTTGGGCAACATCCGCGAGTGCGACGCCATCATTCACGTGCTGCGCTGCTTCGACAACGGCAACATCGTCCACGTGGACGGTTCGGTGAACCCCGTGCGCGACAAGGAAATCATCGACACAGAGCTGCAACTGAAGGACCTCGACACGGTGGAAAACCGCATCAAGCGTGTAGAGAAGATTGCCAAAGTGGGTGGCGACAAGGCGGCAAAGATAGAGTACGAACTCCTGCTCCGCTACAAGGATGCCCTGGAACAAGGACAAAGCGCCCGCACCGTCATCCCACAGAACGACGACGAGGAACAATGTGCCAAGCAGATGTTCCTGCTCACCACCAAACCTGTGCTCTACGTCTGCAACGTGGATGACGTCAGTGCCGCCAGCGGCAACCAGTACGTAGAGCAGGTGCGCGAAGCCATTAAGGGCGAGGATGCGGAACTCATCATCATCTCCGCCCAGACCGAAGCCGACATCGCCGAACTGGAGACATACGAAGAAAAGCAGATGTTCCTCGAAGACCTGGGACTGAAAGAGAGCGGCTGCAACCGTTTGATTAAAGCTATCTACAGCCTGCTGAACCTCGAAACCTTCATCACTGCCGGAGAGATGGAAGTAAAGGCATGGACCTATCGCAAGGGATGGAAAGCGCCGCAATGCGCCGGCGTTATCCATACGGATTTCGAGAAAGGGTTTATCCGGGCAGAGGTCATCAAGTATGAGGATTATATCAAGTATGGCAGCGAAACAGCCGTGCGCGAAGCCGGAAAGTTGGGTGTGGAAGGTAAGGAATACGTGGTGCAGGATGGGGACATCATGCACTTCAGGTTCAATGTGTAA
- a CDS encoding glycoside hydrolase family 31 protein — translation MKEKQLMKGAAFMLLAATAIPPAHAQLKTNAGVQYLLSQSKDMSQDFLDLSNTYFFADSLVSFDTSTGKGTVQWKRQQLMPRQAFNANTYLHQPLQSLDFPETAYDNNPQLTFTVEPVSERTLRIRMLTSPIVPKEDADDPMLIGKPADGRSFWKAEKTDKGTLYTSRYGSLLIENYPWRLVLKDADGRLLTQTRCWSDNDSTQVKVPPFSFIKRGSDNSRSINPVFSLAPNEKIYGCGESATALNKAGQKVNLFVTDPQGPETPDMYKPIPFFFSNRGYGMFMHTSAPVTCDFGCSYIGATKLFMADEAMDIFIFLGSPKEMLSEYTALVGRPEMPPLWSFGTWMSRITYFSEAEGRDVARKLRENKIPSDVIHFDTGWFGVDWQCDYAFAADRFDNPRQMLTDLRSQGFRTCLWQLPYFTPKNKFFPELVERGLYVRNGKGQLPYEDVVLDFTNPETVQWYQEKLGNLIEMGVGAIKVDFGEGAPLDAIYANGRSGLYEHNLYPLRYNKTVAEVIKKIHGENIIWARSAWAGSQRYPLHWGGDAATTETGFEGTIRSGLSIGLSGFCFWSNDIGGFVTQSPESLYRRWLPFGFLTSHSRVHGAPPTEPWYYGKEFTDYFRRCAELKYKLMPYVYAQSKECTENGWPMLRALLLEYPDDPGAWLVEDEYMFGSNLLVAPMLEEGSGRDVYLPGRQKWIDYQTGKVYAPGWNHIECGTLPIVILVKDGSAIPHIPVAQCTDQMKWDKITWKKYLADEKKAEGLLCLPQDGQLQRISIP, via the coding sequence ATGAAAGAGAAACAACTGATGAAAGGGGCAGCTTTTATGCTGCTAGCAGCAACTGCCATCCCGCCCGCACATGCCCAACTGAAAACAAATGCCGGCGTGCAATACCTGCTTTCCCAGTCGAAAGACATGAGCCAGGATTTTCTGGACCTCAGCAACACCTATTTCTTTGCCGACAGCCTGGTATCGTTCGACACCTCCACCGGCAAGGGGACTGTCCAGTGGAAACGCCAGCAACTGATGCCCCGCCAGGCATTCAATGCAAACACCTACCTGCACCAGCCCCTCCAGTCGCTGGACTTCCCGGAGACGGCCTACGACAACAATCCACAACTGACGTTCACCGTCGAACCGGTCAGCGAACGTACCCTCCGCATCCGTATGCTTACCTCGCCCATCGTACCGAAAGAAGATGCCGATGACCCCATGCTCATAGGAAAGCCTGCCGACGGACGCTCCTTCTGGAAAGCCGAGAAGACGGATAAAGGTACCCTGTACACCTCCCGATACGGCAGCCTGCTCATCGAGAATTACCCCTGGCGCCTGGTGCTGAAAGATGCCGACGGACGCCTGCTGACACAGACTCGTTGCTGGAGCGACAACGACTCCACACAGGTCAAGGTACCTCCATTCAGCTTTATCAAGCGCGGCTCGGACAACTCACGCAGCATCAATCCTGTATTCAGCCTCGCGCCGAACGAGAAAATCTACGGTTGCGGCGAGTCTGCCACCGCACTGAACAAGGCCGGACAGAAAGTCAACCTCTTTGTCACCGACCCACAAGGGCCCGAAACCCCGGATATGTACAAGCCCATACCCTTCTTCTTCAGCAACCGCGGCTACGGCATGTTCATGCACACTTCCGCCCCCGTGACCTGCGACTTCGGCTGTTCCTACATCGGAGCCACCAAACTCTTCATGGCAGACGAAGCGATGGACATCTTCATCTTCCTGGGTTCGCCGAAGGAGATGCTGAGCGAATACACCGCACTGGTAGGACGGCCCGAAATGCCCCCCTTGTGGAGCTTCGGCACCTGGATGAGCCGCATCACCTACTTCAGCGAAGCAGAGGGCCGCGATGTAGCCCGGAAACTGCGTGAGAACAAGATACCGAGCGACGTCATCCACTTCGATACCGGTTGGTTCGGCGTGGACTGGCAGTGCGACTACGCCTTTGCCGCCGACCGCTTCGACAATCCCCGGCAGATGCTCACCGACCTAAGGTCACAAGGCTTCCGCACCTGCCTCTGGCAACTCCCCTACTTCACTCCGAAAAACAAGTTCTTCCCCGAGCTGGTGGAACGCGGTCTGTACGTACGCAACGGTAAGGGGCAGCTCCCCTACGAGGACGTGGTGCTGGACTTCACCAACCCCGAAACCGTACAGTGGTATCAAGAGAAGCTCGGCAACCTGATTGAAATGGGTGTAGGCGCCATCAAAGTAGACTTCGGTGAAGGTGCTCCGCTGGATGCCATCTATGCCAACGGCCGTAGCGGACTATACGAACACAACCTCTATCCCCTGCGCTACAACAAGACCGTGGCCGAGGTAATCAAGAAGATACACGGTGAAAACATTATCTGGGCACGTTCCGCATGGGCAGGCTCACAACGCTATCCATTGCACTGGGGCGGTGACGCCGCAACCACCGAAACCGGTTTCGAGGGAACCATCCGCAGCGGCCTCTCCATCGGACTGAGCGGATTCTGCTTCTGGAGCAATGACATAGGCGGCTTCGTGACCCAAAGCCCCGAAAGCCTCTACCGCCGCTGGCTGCCCTTCGGCTTCCTCACCAGCCACAGCCGCGTGCACGGAGCACCTCCCACTGAGCCGTGGTACTACGGGAAAGAGTTCACAGACTATTTCCGCCGTTGCGCCGAGCTGAAGTACAAACTGATGCCCTATGTATACGCACAATCCAAAGAGTGCACCGAGAACGGCTGGCCGATGCTCCGCGCCCTGCTGCTGGAGTATCCCGACGACCCGGGTGCATGGCTGGTAGAGGACGAGTACATGTTCGGCTCCAATCTCCTCGTGGCCCCCATGCTCGAAGAGGGCAGCGGACGGGATGTCTACCTCCCCGGACGGCAGAAATGGATAGACTACCAGACCGGAAAGGTGTATGCTCCGGGATGGAACCATATTGAATGCGGCACCCTGCCCATCGTCATTCTTGTAAAGGACGGTTCGGCCATCCCCCATATCCCCGTGGCACAATGCACAGACCAGATGAAGTGGGACAAGATTACGTGGAAGAAGTATCTGGCAGACGAAAAGAAAGCTGAAGGATTGCTCTGCCTGCCGCAGGACGGACAGTTACAACGGATATCAATCCCATAA